From the Burkholderia sp. WP9 genome, the window CCAAATGTAGGCAAGACCAACCTTCGCTGCGATAGCAACGCGGCTACCGCAGTTCATTCCATAGGAAAGCTACGTTTCGTGGATTCACTCGCAAACCGGATCGGCTTATCGGCAGTTCTCACAACACTATGTCGATCTTCCAATGATGACGTTCAATTTCGCTCGGCTATATCGGGAACGAGCACGATCTTTCCTGGTCCAAAGGTCTTTGCCTTCTGCGCGTCTTGGGCGTTTGCTGCATCCTCCAAGGGAAAGGAACTCGCAACTGTTACTCGTAGGGATCCGGCTTCGACCAGATCAACAAGCCGACCGAGAACCTCTTTATCAGGGCGGGCGAAGACAGTTCTTATACCAGGACCGCCGTCTGCGATTGAGCAGATTCTCGCGCCCGGGGTCGCCGCAGCCATAGCCTTTGCCAATCCACCATGACCGGCGCAATCCACGATGGCGGTTACGCCAGCGGGAGCAAGCTGTCTAACCTGATCCGCAATGTCACCTCGGTACTGCACTGGCTCCGCGCCGAGCGATTTCACATAGGCTTGGTGCGACGTGGACGCACCTCCGAACACAGTGGCACCGGACGCCACCGCCAGTTGGGTTGCCAGCGAGCCCACGCCTCCTGACGCACCAAGCACAAGAACGCTGTCCCTATCGGACACGTTTAGCGTATCAAACACCGCGCGATAAGCCGTCAATCCGGCGAGCGGAAGTCCGGCCGCTTCGCCCCACGAAGCACTTTTTGGCTTTCGCCACAGTCGCTCCACTGGAACGCTTACAAGTTCTGCATAAGTACCGTTGTGCAGGATTTCCTGATGCGTATAAGCGACGACCTCGTCGCCCGGCCGGAACTCGACGACGCCAGCGCCTACGCGTTCGACGATGCCAGCGAGATCCCATCCAGGTACGACTGGAAACCATGTCTCCATGAATCTATCGCCCAAACCCGCCTGCAGCATGATATCGGCCGGATTGATCGCCGCGGCCTTCATGCGGACAAGCACGGCGTTCTGCGACAGCTTCGGCTCTGGCAGCTCACCATACTCGAGAACATCGGATCCGCCGAAGCGGCTATAGAAAACACCCTTCATTTCGGTCTCTTAAAAAGCCATCGGGAGGTCGAGATAAATTCGGTGGTTTGCCATCAGCCAGCGGCCATCGACTCTCTTCAAAATTGGTCGGTAATAGCCCGACTCGATAGGGGTGATCTTCCCCTGCGCGCCATAGACTCCTTTTGGCCAGCCGCCTTCAGGCTTCTCTGCACCGACGATATTGAACACGATAAATTGTGCGTCGAGTGTCCCGATATCACCCTGTACCTCTACGATCGGATCATGAGTAGTGTGATGGCTCCAGCCTCGTAGCGGGTGCGGCTTCATCACCGTGGTGACTGCGGCAGCGATAGCTTCTCGCCCGACCAGCTCTCCAAGGTGCTCAGGTATGCCGGCATTGTTGTAGAAGATATCGACCCTGCCTTCAGGCAAGAAGAGGTTGCTCATAGCAATTCCGTCTCGGTGATCGGCTGCCCGAACGTACCGCGCTAGTACCTCTTGAATTTCACGTTGATCCGACACGGAATATCCCCTTAAAAAATAGACCTCCGACACGATACACGCATCGTGTATTATATGCAATAATAATAGATACATATCTTGTGAAGACTGAGGCTGTTCATGATTGACGTCCGTTTTCCGACTGCCTTGCAAATGATGCTCAGCCTGGCATTCGCCCACGCTGAAGGGGTCGAACGATTAAGCTCGGCTCAACTAGCCGAGGGGGTCGACTCCAATCCAACCTTTGTCAGGCGATTGTTGGTGCCGTTGATGCGCGCCGGCCTCGTTCGTTCGACCATGGGTCGAGATGGTGGCGTCAGCCTAAATGCCGATGCCGCCGTAATCACGCTCGGCGAAATTTATAAGGCGACGATGGAAGGCAAGAAGCTATGGATCGCTCGTAGCGACATCCCCCACCGATGCCTCGTCAGTTGCAACGTCGAACAATTCTTTGGGAATCTGGCCGACGAAGTGGATGAATCGGTGACGCACTTGCTGAGCAAGCGAACACTGGCCGACGCGCTCCTGGAAATGCGCACCCTCGACGCGGAGCGCGCTTAGCAGGCGGCTCGCCGAATCGCAGAAGGCCACGCATCGTTTGCAGGTTTTCCACGATCAGCTAGCCATGCGGCGCTGCCGCGAATGGATGCTCGCCAGCATCGCCAGATAATGTTCCGCATGTCGGGCACTATGCGCGGAATGCGCTAATCGCTTGAACTCCTCAGGCTTCGATCACGGTGTTGGGTTCCAGATAACTCTCCGAGCGGAACACACCGAACTCGAGGCCAAAGCCGTCCGAGCCTGCGTGAAAACGCACTCATCGCCTAAACTGAATCAACTCATTGAGACCGGGTGACTCATGAAGCGATTCGTTGAAGGCGATGACCGCAAGCAGGTCGCACTGCTTCCCGAATGCGTCGATGACTACATCAGCCGGGGCAACCAGGTCAGAATCGTCGACGTGTTCGTGGACGAACTGGACCTCACGACGCTCGGCTTCAACGGCACCACGCCCGCAATCACGAGCCGCCCGTCCTACCACCCAGGTGTGATGCTCAAGATCTATATCTACGGGTATCTGAACCGGGTACCTTCCAGCCGGCGTCTTGAGCGCGAATGTCAGCGCGATGTCGAGCTGATGTGGCTGACAGGATGTCTGGCGCCAGACTTCAAGACGATCTCAGACTTTCGCCGCGACAACGGACCGGCCATCCGCAACGTATGCCGTCGTTTCGTCGAACTGTGTCGTGGACTGAAGCTGCTATCTAGCGACATGGCGGCCATCGACGGCAGCAAGTTCAAGGCAGTGAGCAGCCGCGACAGGAACTACACCGCCGGCAAGATCGATAAGCGTCAACAGCAAATCGAGGAAAGCGTTCAGCGATATCTCGACATGATTGAGAGTGTGGACCGCACCAGCCCAACAGGCCATCAGCGTAGGTTCGTCCGGCAGCAACGGGCCGTTCATATTGACGGTTAGCGGCTCGCTGTAGCGGACGAACTCCCAGGCAACGGCAGCGTCGCGTGGTCGCCGCACGCGAATCCAGCGGCGGTTAGGCGAGTGACCGAACAGCGCCTTATAAGCGCGGCTGAACGCAGCCTCCGATTCGTAACTGATACTGAGCCCGATTCCGCCGACCAGCGCGGCAAAGCGCTCGAAAAGGCTGGAGCGAGACATGCCGCAATGACCGCGAGGCTCTCTGTGCTCCACCGCTGCACGGGCCGCTCATGAATTGCCTTCAGCGTATTTGCTATGCGCGAATCGGAAAGTCCGCCCAACCATGCGGACGCG encodes:
- a CDS encoding NADP-dependent oxidoreductase, yielding MKGVFYSRFGGSDVLEYGELPEPKLSQNAVLVRMKAAAINPADIMLQAGLGDRFMETWFPVVPGWDLAGIVERVGAGVVEFRPGDEVVAYTHQEILHNGTYAELVSVPVERLWRKPKSASWGEAAGLPLAGLTAYRAVFDTLNVSDRDSVLVLGASGGVGSLATQLAVASGATVFGGASTSHQAYVKSLGAEPVQYRGDIADQVRQLAPAGVTAIVDCAGHGGLAKAMAAATPGARICSIADGGPGIRTVFARPDKEVLGRLVDLVEAGSLRVTVASSFPLEDAANAQDAQKAKTFGPGKIVLVPDIAERN
- a CDS encoding nuclear transport factor 2 family protein, which produces MYLLLLHIIHDACIVSEVYFLRGYSVSDQREIQEVLARYVRAADHRDGIAMSNLFLPEGRVDIFYNNAGIPEHLGELVGREAIAAAVTTVMKPHPLRGWSHHTTHDPIVEVQGDIGTLDAQFIVFNIVGAEKPEGGWPKGVYGAQGKITPIESGYYRPILKRVDGRWLMANHRIYLDLPMAF
- a CDS encoding Rrf2 family transcriptional regulator, which encodes MIDVRFPTALQMMLSLAFAHAEGVERLSSAQLAEGVDSNPTFVRRLLVPLMRAGLVRSTMGRDGGVSLNADAAVITLGEIYKATMEGKKLWIARSDIPHRCLVSCNVEQFFGNLADEVDESVTHLLSKRTLADALLEMRTLDAERA
- a CDS encoding cupin domain-containing protein, encoding MGTSPKKACGKALPRRIHIRRADSAGLLKGIVHVLMIEADDIQPGAAWSASRLIDLVVIRTLQSWIQQGPASAWLGGLSDSRIANTLKAIHERPVQRWSTESLAVIAACLAPAFSSALPRWSAESGSVSVTNRRLRSAALIRRCSVTRLTAAGFACGDHATLPLPGSSSATASR